The Alphaproteobacteria bacterium DNA window CGACGAAGGCGACGTTGAGTGCCAGCGACAGGCCGAGCAGGATCCAGGCGAGGTGCTTGCGCAGCATCAGCGACCTCCCTGCTCGTTCAGGAGATCGACCATATCCTCGCTCAGCCGCAACGCACCCAGCGGATTGAGCACCAGCTCGACCGCGGCGGTGCTGTCGTACGCCGACTGGGCATAGGCCTCCTGCGTGCCGCCGCCCAGCGAGAAGCCGCCGGCGATCACGACCACGAAGGCCGCACCCACCGCCGCCATCTCCAGCGCCCGGCGACCGGTGCCAAAGAGCGAGCCGAACAATCCGGTCAGCCCACCGCGACCCACCTGCCGCTCGGCCTCGAAGCCGACCAGCGCCCGGGCGCGCGCCAGCACCCGGTCGGGCACCGGGGCGCGCGCCGCGTCGGCCAGTGCGTTGCGCACCTCGAGCGCGGCCTTCAGCGCCTCGGGGCGCGCGACAAGGTACCGCTCGACCGCAGCCGTCTCGGCCTCCGACAGCCGGCCATCGAGCCAGGCCGCGATCATCGTGTCGTCCACCGGCCGGCCGGCCGCCGCCGGCCCGGCTGCCCTCGCCCGCTGCCACAGGGCGCGGCCGGACGCGTCGGGCGCGCTCCTCGATCCGTCATCCTGGGTCATGGTCGCGCACTCCGGGGACATCCCCGTTCTGGATACGCTTGGTGGGCCATCGTCATCCCCCAACCCTCTTAGGCGCTCACGCGGAAATGTTCACGCAGGCGCAGCATCGCCTTGTGATGCGTGCTGCGCACCGTCTGGGCATCGACCCGCAGCAGGGCGGCGGCGTCGGCCACCTCCATGTCGCGGTCGTATAGCAGCGTCAGTACAAGAGCCTGGCGCTCCGTCAGCAGGCCGGGCGGAATGCTCAGCGTCTCGACATGGCGATCCTCGACCGCCACCGCCGCCTCCGGCACGTCGTCGAGCGCCGCGGTCGGCTGGCGCCTGCGCCGCAGGTGGTCGATCGCGCAGGAGCGCGCGATCACGCCCAGCCAGGTCGACAGCGAGGCGCGCGAGTGGTCGTACGATCGCAGCAGCCGGCGCTCGTTGGCGCACAGCCGCACGAAGACGTCCTGG harbors:
- a CDS encoding sigma-70 family RNA polymerase sigma factor; translated protein: MTALDDIDLGALLAGDKRTWDRFVAAAAPLIHAVARRVVSAHGLSAEEAGDAAQDVFVRLCANERRLLRSYDHSRASLSTWLGVIARSCAIDHLRRRRQPTAALDDVPEAAVAVEDRHVETLSIPPGLLTERQALVLTLLYDRDMEVADAAALLRVDAQTVRSTHHKAMLRLREHFRVSA